A part of Carettochelys insculpta isolate YL-2023 chromosome 1, ASM3395843v1, whole genome shotgun sequence genomic DNA contains:
- the LOC142005545 gene encoding dynein heavy chain domain-containing protein 1-like: protein MGLTVLVVDFEKNPGCPALLQLLQKERLQEAGDHTLHSDSQGDVRVLPSFRLYLSTTLPLQALGNELDHALLKGLTPIDLSLSPGALEELLLEEVLRAERGAAQAHWHTLQLSILQLEDKLEDTEEELLELISQPSSPLLEQEEFLPLVRLLQAQIQALRTSHQHLLSLRQQQLAVRAKYQQVACLGAALHQAQQQVCRLHPLYRCSTASCLALARRALLAAKRADASKEAALEARLPELSKCLTRQLLAHAQPHLQERHNLLLSCLGALAPLRVAGQLSPLEWLAFCQGLQAPTAEQLLQPVRAAQPAWVPATAWHECGLLECLPGFQGLQASLTQQAAQWQEYFRLPSTVVGPAPGPRHTHLSLFQRALLWRILCPEKLSSVLRDLAACLLGHSATEDAGYSAATIYTRSQAHVPLLFLTPRRGSPAATTHPLPWIQQMAQQRHCVMPASCRGGRAGQQGAKGTGVVVVISLGSPGCMREVGEALDTCPKQGHWLVLNNCHLQHCWPPEVLVQLSKLLQAHEGGAKSPVPQLVDPKGEVVHPKFRLWLIAAAHAREAVPAPVCHRAVPLFCETPQDLKSILLRSYSQLLGRAGVREQGLALLVLHAVLLHRQHYGSLAQAQIYPWSEAELFTGLSAQQRLVKLVSNPAEAMQEVAGTVLYGGYIQDAGDAGAVQSLSQQCLGSVSPLLPPQGVQTLLTTLSRGSNLGLPEEEVIAEMRASLQQLPAPTDPASCGLYHGLQQQLLERQSSSLLSDLLHSQDLWQPKPPERDPQKALEQLVQQGLELVQELQDRLQQRGWEVGGRGRLPSGRTRPKPRPFLRFLLEECGSFLALLQQVDRDLHCAQMQLQGQPCPSPHCSSILWALRQGRLPRPWLPYAPTGPQAPSSWLQTLVCRCQLLCTYLGAAAGQPVVLCHLSAFQYPRRLLLAVLQEAARVEKQDLDQYQLDQKVLPPSSPPQSGLYLTGLELHHALWDTRAALLQETLSAQPCLLPPVWVRAVREPWRAHGPHAFLPHYSCPIYLGLPQQPAHLSSHRAVTHLLLPCRMPPSLCAQRQVHIVSTLPFLE, encoded by the exons AGCTGGATCATGCCCTGCTAAAGGGCCTGACCCCCATTGACCTGAGCCTGAGCCCTGGTGCGCTGGAGGAGCTACTGCTGGAGGAGGTGCTGCGCGCAGAGAGGGGGGCGGCCCAGGCCCACTGGCACACACTGCAGCTCAgcatcctgcagctggaggacaAGCTGGAGGACACAGAG gaggagctgctggagctgatCTCGCAGCCGTCGAGTCCcctgctggagcaggaggagtTCCTGCCCCTGGTGCGCCTGCTGCAAGCCCAGATCCAGGCCCTGCGCACCAGCCATCAGCACCTGCTTTCCCTgcgccagcagcagctggctgtgcgGGCTAAGTACCAGCAGGTGGCATGCCTGGGTGCTGCCCTGCATCAGGCCCAGCAGCAGGTCTGCCGCCTGCACCCCCTCTACCGCTGCTCCACGGCCAGCTGCCTCGCCCTCGCACGCAGAGCCCTGCTCGCAGCCAAGCGTGCCGATGCCAGCAAGGAGGCAGCACTGGAGGCCCGGCTGCCGGAGCTCAGCAAATGCCTCACccgccagctgctggcccacgCCCAGCCGCATCTGCAGGAAAGACACAACCTGCTGCTCAGCTGCTTGggggccctggctcccctgcgcGTAGCTGGCCAGCTCAGCCCGCTTGAGTGGCTGGCCttctgccaggggctgcaggcaccAACTGCGGAACAGCTGCTGCAGCCGGTGCGTGCAGCCCAGCCAGCCTGGGTGCCTGCCACAGCCTGGCATGAGTGCGGCCTGCTGGAATGCCTGCCTGGGTTCCAGGGCCTACAGgcctctctcacccagcaggcGGCCCAGTGGCAGGAGTATTTTCGCCTGCCCTCCACAGTGGTGGGacctgctccaggccccaggCACACCCACCTCAGCCTCTTCCAGCGGGCCCTCCTGTGGCGCATCCTCTGTCCTGAGAAGCTGAGCAGTGTACTCCGAGACCTCgctgcctgcctgctgggccACTCGGCTACCGAGGACGCTGGTTACAGTGCTGCCACCATCTACACCCGCAGCCAAGCCCACGTGCCCCTGCTCTTCCTCACCCCTCGCAGGGGCTCGCCTGCTGCAACCACACATCCGCTGCCCTGGATCCAGCAGATGGCCCAGCAACGGCACTGCGTAATGCCAGCCTCCTGCCGGGGCGGGAGAGCAGGACAGCAAGGAGCAaagggcactggg GTGGTCGTGGTCATTTCCTTGGGCTCCCCCGGCTGCATGCGTGAAGTGGGTGAAGCCCTGGAcacctgccccaagcagggccaCTGGCTGGTGCTGAACAACTGTCACCTCCAGCACTGCTGGCCCCCAGAGGTGCTGGTGCAGCTCAGCAAGCTCCTACAAGCCCATGAAG GGGGCGCAAAGTCCCCAGTGCCACAGCTGGTCGACCCGAAAGGGGAAGTGGTCCACCCCAAGTTCCGTCTCTGGCTCATTGCTGCTGCCCACGCCAGGGAGGCTGTGCCAG CTCCTGTGTGCCACCGTGCAGTGCCGCTGTTCTGTGAGACACCCCAGGACTTGAAGAGCATCCTGCTGCGCAGCTACAGCCAGCTGCTGGGCCGGGCGGGCGTGCGGGAGCAAGGGCTGGcactgctggtgctccatgccgtgctgctgcacaggcagcactACGGGAGCCTGGCACAGGCCCAGATCTATCCATG GAGCGAAGCCGAGCTATTCACTGGCCTGAGCGCCCAGCAGCGGCTGGTGAAGCTGGTGTCTAATCCCGCAGAGGCCATGCAGGAGGTGGCAG GAACGGTTCTCTACGGTGGTTACATCCAGGATGCTGGGGACgcaggagctgtgcagagctTGAGCCAGCAGTGCTTAGGCAGTGTCTCCCCCTTGTTGCCCCCCCAGGGGGTACAGACCCTCCTCACCACCCTCAGCAGGGGCTCCAACCTGG GTCTGCCAGAGGAGGAAGTGATCGCTGAGATGCGGgcctccctgcagcagctcccagccccaacggACCCAGCCTCCTGTGGGTTGTACcatggcctgcagcagcagctgctggagaggcagagcagcagcctgctctcagACCTACTGCACTCCCAGGACCTCTGGCAGCCAAAACCACCTGAAAGAGACCCACAGaaggccctggagcagctggtgcagcagggcctggagttGGTACAGGAACTGCAGGACAGGCTGCAGCAGCGTGGCTGGGAGGTTGGAGGCAGAGGGCGTCTCCCAAGTGGGCGTACAAGGCCAAAACCCCGGCCCTTCCTTCGCTTCCTGCTGGAGGAGTGTGGCAGCTTCCTGGCCCTACTGCAGCAGGTGGACCGGGACCTCCACTGTGCACAGatgcagctgcaggggcagccttGCCCGTCCCCACACTGTTCCAGCATCCTGTGGGCACTGAGGCAGGGACGGCTGCCTCGCCCCTGGCTGCCCTATGCGCCCACTGgtccccaggctcccagcagctggctgcagacaCTGGTGTGTCGCTGCCAGCTGCTGTGCACGTACCTgggagcagcggcagggcagcCAGTCGTGCTCTGTCATCTCTCTGCCTTCCAGTACCCAAGGCGCCTTCTGCTTGCAGTGCTCCAGGAAGCAGCCCGGGTGGAGAAGCAGGACCTGGATCAGTACCAGCTGGACCAGAAG gtgctgccccccagcagcccacctCAGAGCGGGCTCTACTTGACTGGCCTAGAGCTGCACCACGCCCTGTGGGACACACGCGCCGCCCTGCTGCAGGAGACtctctcagcccagccctgcctactGCCCCCCGTCTGGGTGCGAGCCGTTCGGGAACCCTGGCGTGCTCATGGGCCACATGCCTTCCTGCCGCACTACAGCTGCCCCATCTACCTGGGGCTGCCTCAGCAGCCTGCGCACCTGAGCAGCCACCGGGCTGTGACccatctgctgctgccctgcaggatgCCCCCCTCCCTGTGTGCTCAGCGTCAGGTGCACATTGTCAGCACACTGCCCTTCCTGGAATAG